GAATTGGCAAAAGTACGGCGGGTTTTCCGTTTTGGTGCTCAATTCTGGAAATGAAGCCGAAAACGGAAAAAGCCTGTCTTATTAGACAGGCTTTTTATTGTGTTAAGATTTGAATTCAGGCAACTCTCTGAATTTCCAGAGGACACCTCTAAACACGGATTCTCCCCTTGAGGGGAGCGAAGAGGGGTGTTTATACAGGAGAATAATTATTGCAGATAAATGTAGGGGCGTATCGCATACGCCCTATGCGGTGACAATAGCAGTATCAGTTATACGACGAAAAGGCAGTCTGAAAAAAAAGGAATACCTAATCAGGAATGCGCAAGGGCGTATGCAATACGCCCCTACCTTTCCTATATCGAATTATAACGCTTTACGCCACTTCTGCCGGGTCCAGCAAATCTGTGCGTTTTCTGGAGATAGACCAAAGACCCAGGAACGTCAGCAAACCGTTCACCAGCAAGACCTCAAACCCGAATTCGTAGCCCCAGAACCAGGCTTTGGAATTGGCATTCAGCACATACGTAATCAGCGGAGCCAGCACGCAAATCAACGGCACCAGGTTGTCTTTCACCGGACGGTTATTGAACAGGCCAAACGCATACAAGCCCAGCAACGGGCCGTACGTAAAGCCCGCCACCTTAAACACGGCCTGCACCACGCTCTCATCGTTCACTAGTTTAAAGATGATAATCACCACCGCCATTAAGGCCGAGAAACCTACGTGCGTCCAGTTTTTCAGACGGACGCGCTCGGTTTCGGGACGGTCTTTGAAGTTCAGGAAATCCACGCAGAAAGAAGTGGTCAACGCGGTCAAGGCAGAGTCAGCCGATGCGTAGGTGATGGCCGTGATGCCCAGAATAAACGTGATGCCCGCAAACGGCGTGAAATATTTTAGCGCCAGCTCGGGGAACACCATGTCGCCTTTGGCAGGGAGCGTGATTCCTTTGGCTTCAGCGAACAGATAAAGCAACGCGCCCAGGCTCAGGAACAGAATATTCACCAGTAAGATGATGGCCGTAAAGGAGAACATGTTCTTTTGGGCTTCGCCGATGTTCTTGCAGCTTAGGTTTTTCTGCATCATGTCCTGGTCCAGGCCCACCATCACAATAGAGATAAAGGCGCCAGAGACAAATTGCTTCAGGAAATATTTGGTGTCTTTGAAATCGTCAAAAAA
This region of Rufibacter sp. LB8 genomic DNA includes:
- a CDS encoding sodium:solute symporter — translated: MSPILIASIIAGYFCILIGISFITSKKGESTDSFFLANRSSPWYIVAFGMIGTSLSGVTFISVPGMVATAQFSYLQFILGNMAGYFVVALVLLPLYYKLNLVSIYSYLEQRFGYWSYKTGAAYFLLARTLGSAFRLFLVAGVLQLAVFDAVGVPFEVSVIITIALIWVYTFRGGMKTIIWTDTFQTLAMLVCVGISIIMIKDALAMDFNGMVNTISESKYSRVFFFDDFKDTKYFLKQFVSGAFISIVMVGLDQDMMQKNLSCKNIGEAQKNMFSFTAIILLVNILFLSLGALLYLFAEAKGITLPAKGDMVFPELALKYFTPFAGITFILGITAITYASADSALTALTTSFCVDFLNFKDRPETERVRLKNWTHVGFSALMAVVIIIFKLVNDESVVQAVFKVAGFTYGPLLGLYAFGLFNNRPVKDNLVPLICVLAPLITYVLNANSKAWFWGYEFGFEVLLVNGLLTFLGLWSISRKRTDLLDPAEVA